In one window of Psychrobacter sp. P2G3 DNA:
- a CDS encoding histone deacetylase family protein, translating into MKIYSHENQMLHHPKTYFSRGQMREPQEKPERLTELLKAPEAMGLEVITAKDIGIDPILAVHAFDYVEFLKHGHDEWMAVDEEMGEEVQTTVYIPNNPGLGILAKAAKYQADGSAPIGKHSWTSIYWSAQTALNAADSLLDDATSQNAIQVCITRPAGHHARKSAAGGFCYLNNAAIIAEHLRQKYQKIAIIDTDMHHGQGIQEIFYNRKDVLYTSVHGSPINFYPVVAGHEHERGEGEGYGYNINFPMPHGTDEDGFFDQVDKSIASLKLFNPDVIVHVLGFDVYKDDPQAKCEVSTQGFKTLAQKLKALSKPVIVLVEGGYCIEKLNENLQAFLSGFTE; encoded by the coding sequence ATGAAAATATATAGCCATGAAAACCAAATGCTCCATCATCCAAAAACATATTTTTCTCGTGGACAAATGCGTGAACCACAAGAAAAGCCTGAGCGTTTAACGGAGTTACTAAAAGCGCCAGAAGCGATGGGATTAGAAGTTATCACTGCCAAAGATATAGGTATTGATCCAATATTGGCTGTACATGCCTTTGATTACGTCGAGTTTTTGAAGCATGGACATGATGAATGGATGGCGGTAGATGAGGAGATGGGAGAGGAGGTTCAAACGACCGTTTATATCCCAAATAATCCTGGTCTTGGAATCTTAGCTAAAGCAGCTAAATATCAAGCTGATGGCAGCGCACCTATTGGTAAGCATTCATGGACATCAATCTACTGGTCTGCCCAAACGGCGCTTAATGCTGCAGATTCATTATTGGACGATGCGACAAGTCAAAACGCTATCCAAGTCTGTATCACTAGACCTGCAGGTCATCATGCGCGCAAAAGTGCCGCTGGTGGCTTTTGCTATCTAAACAATGCGGCAATTATCGCTGAGCACCTCCGTCAAAAATACCAAAAAATAGCCATCATAGATACTGACATGCATCATGGTCAGGGTATTCAAGAAATATTTTATAACCGTAAAGATGTGCTCTATACCTCAGTACACGGCAGTCCTATTAATTTCTATCCAGTAGTTGCAGGTCATGAGCATGAAAGAGGTGAAGGAGAGGGATATGGGTATAACATTAATTTTCCCATGCCTCATGGTACGGATGAAGATGGGTTTTTTGATCAAGTCGATAAATCAATAGCATCTTTAAAATTGTTCAATCCTGACGTGATCGTCCATGTCTTAGGATTCGATGTTTATAAAGATGACCCTCAAGCTAAATGTGAAGTCAGTACGCAGGGTTTTAAAACTTTGGCGCAAAAGCTCAAAGCATTAAGCAAACCAGTCATTGTCTTAGTAGAAGGCGGTTACTGTATAGAAAAGCTTAATGAGAACCTACAGGCATTTTTATCTGGATTCACTGAATAA
- a CDS encoding sodium:solute symporter family protein — protein sequence MYDSQERLILGFLIVIYFFFLFGVSLYINKKSIKTYDDFNVAGRSVSLFPLILTFVGTAVGGATLLGFMENGFLFGMGQQWLNFSIFLAGVVMLGFFLKRIRALGEKYEMVTIADFTVLRFGEGARIPTVASTMVAYSAITGLQFVAIATIINLTMGLDITTGILISWVMLTLKTYFGGMKSVIWQDAFHGTIQTIGIFILFVIVIIASGGLEAVQLNVAASDQPDFLNIMGIPPSEVFVYLLTIGAYQMVRQDLWQRFWAAGSAKTARTGYWIAIILGAVTAFMIIAIGVMARFGLNLGEIDSNLTYYAVISDVFSFPMVVVMIIALLATVISTADSFFMAGASSIANDIIRPRLKETPDLDKRLLKYSRVSVIAVSVLSLLLALYIPQLVSLFVTGAAMLVSSLLAPVVAGLFWKKATRLGGTTAMWVGLIVAVIWQVLGHPFGLHPVFVGLPVSMLLVVFVSLATSDSSSEI from the coding sequence ATGTATGATTCGCAGGAACGTTTAATTTTAGGCTTTTTAATTGTTATATATTTCTTTTTCTTATTTGGTGTATCACTTTATATCAATAAAAAGAGCATTAAAACCTACGATGATTTTAACGTTGCAGGAAGGTCGGTATCCCTATTCCCACTTATACTAACCTTCGTAGGTACTGCGGTTGGTGGTGCTACTCTTTTAGGATTTATGGAAAATGGTTTTTTATTTGGAATGGGTCAGCAGTGGTTAAATTTTTCGATTTTCCTTGCCGGTGTGGTAATGCTTGGGTTCTTCTTAAAGAGAATTCGTGCGCTTGGTGAAAAGTATGAAATGGTCACTATTGCGGATTTTACGGTCTTAAGATTTGGCGAAGGTGCTAGAATTCCTACGGTAGCCAGTACCATGGTTGCTTATAGCGCAATAACAGGATTACAGTTCGTAGCTATTGCTACTATCATCAATTTAACTATGGGTCTTGATATAACCACGGGTATTTTAATCAGTTGGGTGATGCTGACATTGAAGACCTATTTTGGTGGTATGAAATCAGTCATTTGGCAAGATGCATTTCATGGCACGATACAGACAATCGGCATCTTTATTCTATTTGTCATCGTTATTATAGCTTCTGGTGGTTTAGAGGCAGTGCAACTTAATGTAGCAGCGTCTGATCAACCTGATTTTTTGAATATCATGGGTATTCCACCTTCTGAGGTGTTCGTTTATCTGTTGACTATTGGTGCTTACCAAATGGTTAGACAGGATTTATGGCAAAGGTTCTGGGCTGCTGGAAGCGCTAAAACAGCTAGAACTGGGTATTGGATTGCTATTATCTTAGGTGCTGTAACCGCTTTTATGATTATTGCCATTGGCGTTATGGCTCGCTTTGGACTCAATTTGGGAGAAATTGATTCAAACTTGACTTACTACGCAGTAATTAGTGATGTATTTAGTTTCCCAATGGTTGTAGTAATGATTATTGCCCTGCTCGCAACGGTTATTTCAACAGCAGATTCGTTCTTTATGGCAGGCGCTTCTTCAATTGCAAACGATATTATTAGACCAAGGCTAAAAGAGACACCTGATCTTGATAAGCGGTTATTAAAATACAGTCGTGTATCTGTCATAGCAGTTTCTGTCCTCTCACTTCTACTTGCCCTTTATATCCCTCAATTGGTTAGTTTATTTGTGACAGGTGCTGCTATGTTAGTGTCAAGCTTATTAGCACCAGTTGTTGCTGGTTTATTCTGGAAAAAAGCCACTCGATTGGGCGGTACAACCGCAATGTGGGTCGGTTTAATTGTAGCTGTCATTTGGCAAGTGCTTGGTCATCCATTTGGTTTACATCCTGTATTTGTAGGTCTGCCAGTTTCGATGCTACTAGTTGTTTTTGTGTCATTAGCAACAAGCGATTCAAGTAGTGAGATTTAG
- a CDS encoding divalent metal cation transporter: MSKQLTSILNNSDVQKNFSWRTLGPGILLASAAIGGSHLISSTQAGATYGWQLAGLIIITNLLKYPFFRFGTDYVYGTGESLIAGYYKKSKVYLGVYLFLSMFASVVGTGAVALLCAAILGFMLPDSLGLSTITLSVIVMGISWVFLVAGHYKLLDSVNKWIIIALTFGSLIAVIVAAGKPTVMTADFVATSPWDLATLGFLVALMGWMPAPMEFSAINSMWISAKIKAENTTHRQGLIDFNVGYSVSTILALVFLALGVFVQYGSGQEIQTAGSDYIGQLINMYTATIGEWSRFLVAFVAFMCMFGTTLTSADGTARANSECLRLFKGNKEITNKQIFFWTTYAIVGGLIIIIFFTGQLGSMLKFAMIAAFIAAPIVGGLNYVLIKDHKKLSTLMNVWAILGLIFLTGIALLFIANLLGLFTI; the protein is encoded by the coding sequence ATGTCTAAACAATTAACTTCTATTCTAAATAATAGCGATGTGCAGAAAAATTTTAGCTGGCGTACGCTTGGTCCTGGTATTTTATTGGCATCGGCAGCTATTGGCGGCTCGCATTTAATATCCTCTACTCAAGCTGGAGCAACTTATGGTTGGCAGCTTGCAGGTCTCATAATCATAACTAACCTATTAAAATATCCATTTTTTCGCTTTGGTACCGATTATGTCTATGGTACCGGTGAGTCTTTAATTGCTGGTTACTATAAAAAATCAAAAGTTTACTTGGGTGTTTATCTATTTTTATCTATGTTTGCATCAGTAGTAGGCACGGGTGCTGTTGCCTTGCTTTGTGCTGCTATTTTAGGATTTATGTTGCCTGACAGCCTTGGGCTATCGACTATTACGCTATCTGTCATTGTCATGGGCATCTCTTGGGTATTTCTGGTCGCAGGACATTACAAGCTGCTAGATAGCGTCAATAAGTGGATTATCATTGCGCTAACGTTTGGATCTTTAATAGCCGTTATTGTCGCTGCTGGAAAACCTACCGTGATGACAGCAGATTTTGTAGCAACGTCACCTTGGGATTTAGCGACTTTAGGATTTCTTGTTGCACTGATGGGTTGGATGCCTGCGCCAATGGAGTTTTCTGCTATTAACTCGATGTGGATATCGGCAAAAATTAAAGCCGAAAATACGACGCATCGCCAAGGGCTTATTGATTTCAACGTAGGTTATAGCGTCTCTACTATTCTAGCACTGGTATTTTTGGCATTGGGTGTATTTGTTCAATACGGCTCTGGTCAAGAGATTCAAACGGCAGGTAGTGATTACATTGGTCAATTAATCAATATGTACACAGCTACTATCGGTGAATGGTCAAGATTCCTCGTCGCTTTCGTGGCATTCATGTGTATGTTCGGTACTACACTCACCAGCGCAGATGGAACAGCGCGCGCAAATTCTGAATGTTTACGACTTTTTAAAGGTAATAAAGAGATTACCAATAAACAGATATTTTTTTGGACAACCTACGCTATTGTTGGAGGATTGATCATCATCATCTTCTTTACTGGTCAACTGGGCTCAATGCTTAAATTTGCAATGATAGCTGCCTTTATTGCAGCACCCATTGTCGGCGGATTGAACTATGTATTGATTAAAGATCATAAAAAATTATCCACGCTAATGAACGTATGGGCAATCTTGGGATTAATATTCTTAACAGGAATTGCTTTGCTATTTATCGCTAATTTATTAGGACTTTTTACTATTTGA
- a CDS encoding thiamine pyrophosphate-dependent enzyme, whose protein sequence is MSNIIHGGQAIVDSLQLHGVSRTYVVPGESYLSVLDGLYDADIQTVVCRHEAACTYMADAHGKFTGQPGIAMVTRGPGAAQAYTGIHTAWQDGVPLILFVGLIPVADRGRESFQEFDPNQWFSSQCKRVFILDEVSRASEIVAKAFHAALEGRPGPVVVGLPEDIIQQEFHGQMHPVIPVAEGCIAADKLDIIRDALSKASQPLIFAGGQNWSSDASKQLTKFAEDNHLPVIHDWRASDRVAFDSPAHAGYLGYGRSDDCAALIENADILLTIGTVLGDVASDGYRLRQSFDKPNYIVNLDTSLRGHSGSVTEHIVASPISFVEAISKLEIGGSDSRKDWFNYCHEQQRKDCAFPEVKAEQDDTSQSYANMTEVIRELTKLLPKDAVYSFGAGNHCLWAQRYLPTHTFPSQLSTRNGAMGYSLPAGIVAALESPDRLSVVVTGDGEFMMNEAELSTSIRYNAPVLIILMDNQQFGTIRQHQEAHYPDRVSGTQLQNPDFAALANAFGAHGIRIDNNRNIKSSVDEAMRVVLKDKKTVLLHVLTDPEELMP, encoded by the coding sequence ATGAGTAACATCATTCATGGTGGTCAAGCAATCGTAGATAGCCTGCAATTGCACGGAGTCAGTCGAACGTATGTTGTTCCAGGTGAGAGTTACCTTTCAGTATTAGATGGATTATATGATGCTGATATCCAGACGGTCGTCTGTCGTCACGAAGCTGCCTGTACCTATATGGCAGATGCTCATGGCAAGTTTACCGGTCAGCCAGGTATTGCTATGGTGACACGTGGGCCGGGTGCGGCGCAAGCCTATACCGGTATTCATACTGCATGGCAGGATGGCGTTCCTCTTATATTATTCGTTGGTCTCATCCCTGTAGCTGATAGGGGTCGGGAGTCTTTCCAAGAATTTGACCCTAATCAGTGGTTCTCCAGTCAATGCAAGCGTGTCTTTATATTAGACGAAGTATCAAGGGCGTCTGAAATTGTGGCTAAGGCTTTTCATGCAGCATTAGAAGGACGGCCTGGTCCTGTTGTCGTGGGATTACCTGAAGATATTATCCAGCAGGAGTTCCATGGTCAGATGCATCCGGTGATACCGGTAGCTGAGGGCTGTATCGCTGCTGACAAGCTTGATATTATTAGAGATGCTTTGTCAAAGGCTTCGCAGCCATTGATTTTTGCTGGAGGTCAGAATTGGTCTTCTGATGCATCCAAGCAACTAACCAAGTTTGCAGAAGATAATCATCTGCCTGTTATTCATGATTGGCGCGCCTCAGACCGAGTTGCTTTTGACTCTCCAGCACATGCAGGCTACCTAGGTTATGGACGTTCCGATGACTGTGCAGCATTAATTGAAAATGCTGATATATTGCTCACGATAGGTACAGTGTTGGGCGATGTTGCAAGTGATGGGTATCGTCTACGACAGTCTTTTGATAAGCCTAATTATATTGTCAATCTAGATACCAGTTTACGCGGTCATAGTGGGTCAGTTACTGAACATATTGTCGCTAGTCCCATTAGCTTCGTTGAAGCTATTAGTAAGTTGGAGATAGGAGGATCAGATTCTCGTAAAGACTGGTTTAATTATTGCCATGAGCAGCAAAGAAAAGATTGTGCATTTCCAGAGGTAAAAGCTGAGCAAGATGATACTTCTCAGTCTTATGCCAATATGACAGAAGTTATCCGAGAGCTTACTAAGCTCTTACCGAAGGATGCTGTGTATAGTTTTGGGGCAGGCAATCATTGTTTATGGGCTCAGCGTTATTTACCCACTCATACCTTTCCAAGTCAGCTTAGTACTAGAAACGGTGCGATGGGTTATAGCTTGCCAGCAGGTATTGTCGCGGCGTTAGAGTCACCAGATCGTCTGTCAGTCGTAGTAACTGGAGATGGTGAATTCATGATGAATGAAGCAGAGTTATCAACCTCCATACGCTATAACGCACCTGTTTTAATTATCCTCATGGACAATCAGCAGTTTGGCACTATTCGCCAGCATCAAGAAGCACATTACCCTGATAGAGTATCGGGTACGCAGCTACAAAACCCTGACTTTGCTGCATTAGCAAATGCCTTTGGTGCACATGGTATACGAATTGATAATAATAGAAATATTAAGTCCAGTGTAGATGAAGCAATGCGAGTAGTCCTAAAGGATAAAAAAACAGTGTTACTGCATGTGCTTACTGATCCTGAGGAGCTTATGCCCTAA
- a CDS encoding LysR family transcriptional regulator produces MMQKKLADSLNWALLHVLIIIYEEGSISAAADRLNITQSAVSQNLKKLEEQLESQLVIRNTKPLELTPIGRYCLQIAQTMFTEITSIEAMRGSNSHLLEGVVKLLVVSRIHNPKYNQFLVYFKKKYPNITLDLTVKSSMDILNNLNQKTPAIGICLARRIPENLNKELLFNQRYYLYCGYHHPFFLEKELSFDSLLKEDFIAFNSEDIGDVLSPITVFKESHDLTGRISAYTNNLDEAVRLIYTGYGIGALPDQFIAATHLESKLRRLPPKEGIADVPVYIFWHEHRPLSLLEAKFIEEIVAFDISL; encoded by the coding sequence ATGATGCAGAAAAAATTAGCAGATAGTCTAAATTGGGCGCTACTTCACGTGTTGATTATCATATATGAAGAGGGAAGTATTAGTGCTGCTGCTGATCGATTAAACATTACCCAGTCAGCTGTTAGTCAAAATCTCAAAAAACTTGAAGAACAGCTTGAAAGCCAGCTTGTTATTCGCAATACAAAGCCTCTAGAGTTGACACCTATTGGTCGTTACTGCCTCCAAATTGCTCAGACGATGTTTACAGAGATTACCTCTATTGAGGCAATGAGAGGCAGTAACTCCCATCTTTTAGAAGGTGTGGTCAAACTATTGGTAGTCAGTCGCATACACAATCCAAAATATAATCAGTTTTTAGTGTATTTCAAAAAAAAGTATCCCAATATTACGTTAGATTTAACTGTCAAATCTAGTATGGATATATTGAATAACTTAAACCAGAAAACTCCTGCTATTGGTATTTGTTTGGCTAGACGTATTCCTGAGAACCTCAATAAAGAACTACTATTCAATCAACGCTATTATTTATACTGTGGCTACCATCATCCTTTTTTTTTAGAAAAAGAATTGAGCTTTGATAGTTTATTAAAAGAAGATTTTATTGCTTTTAATAGTGAAGATATCGGTGATGTTCTCTCACCAATCACTGTGTTTAAAGAGAGTCATGATCTAACAGGACGTATTAGTGCCTATACTAATAATCTAGATGAGGCAGTGCGTCTGATTTATACAGGATATGGTATTGGCGCTTTGCCTGATCAATTTATTGCGGCTACTCATCTGGAGTCTAAACTTAGACGTTTGCCACCTAAGGAAGGTATTGCCGATGTTCCTGTATATATTTTCTGGCATGAACATCGTCCTTTATCCCTTCTTGAAGCAAAATTTATTGAAGAAATCGTAGCGTTTGATATCTCTCTTTAG
- a CDS encoding maleylacetate reductase gives MKDFHYQALPLDVHFGNGKSAEAKDILIQHGYHKVLVITTPGQKEAGQKLSQQLQEISVGVYPHAVMHVLVEVADKAVAFVQSNDIDCCLALGGGSTIGLAKAIALKTHLPIVAIPTTYAGSEMTTIYGITENNLKTTGKDIHILPKVVIYDPELNLTLPAQISACSGMNAMAHAVEALYADDKNPIVSLMAIESIKALKSALPVIVKDLTNISARQRATYGAWLAGVCLGSVGMAIHHKICHTLGGTYNLPHAEAHAITLAYSVHYNRNADIEAMDRLAEALSVSSREEVGLEIYRLNQSLGIPLALKDIGLPEEGPAEVAQIICDSPYYNPRDYDYEELKDLLNKAYQGLSPA, from the coding sequence ATGAAAGATTTTCATTACCAAGCTTTACCGCTCGACGTTCATTTTGGGAACGGTAAATCAGCTGAAGCCAAAGATATTTTGATACAGCATGGTTATCATAAAGTTTTGGTAATTACGACACCTGGTCAAAAAGAAGCGGGTCAGAAGTTATCGCAGCAATTACAAGAGATTTCAGTAGGCGTGTATCCGCACGCTGTGATGCATGTTCTGGTAGAAGTCGCGGACAAGGCGGTAGCATTCGTCCAATCAAACGATATTGATTGTTGTCTGGCTTTGGGCGGTGGCTCTACGATTGGGCTTGCCAAAGCCATTGCTCTAAAGACGCATTTGCCGATAGTCGCCATACCAACTACCTATGCAGGTAGCGAGATGACGACTATTTATGGCATCACTGAAAACAATCTAAAGACCACTGGTAAGGACATTCACATCCTACCCAAAGTAGTGATTTATGATCCAGAGCTAAATCTAACCTTGCCTGCGCAAATCTCAGCTTGTTCAGGTATGAACGCCATGGCACATGCGGTAGAAGCGCTATATGCTGACGATAAAAACCCAATCGTCAGTCTCATGGCGATTGAATCTATCAAAGCATTAAAGTCTGCTTTGCCTGTAATTGTAAAGGACTTGACGAATATTTCAGCACGTCAGAGGGCAACCTATGGCGCTTGGTTGGCAGGGGTTTGTCTAGGTTCGGTTGGTATGGCCATTCATCATAAGATTTGCCATACCTTGGGTGGCACATACAATCTTCCACATGCTGAAGCCCATGCTATTACGCTTGCGTATTCGGTGCATTACAACCGTAATGCTGATATTGAAGCCATGGATCGATTGGCAGAGGCTTTAAGTGTTAGTAGCCGTGAAGAGGTCGGTTTAGAAATCTATCGTTTAAATCAATCTTTAGGGATTCCGTTGGCATTAAAAGACATTGGCTTACCCGAAGAGGGGCCAGCTGAAGTAGCGCAAATTATTTGTGATAGTCCTTACTATAATCCTCGTGATTATGACTATGAGGAATTAAAAGATTTGTTAAATAAAGCGTATCAAGGACTGTCTCCTGCTTAG